Sequence from the Amaranthus tricolor cultivar Red isolate AtriRed21 chromosome 1, ASM2621246v1, whole genome shotgun sequence genome:
CATTACGAAAAATAATCAATCCTAACATAAGAATATGATCTTTCAACTaaagtaatatatatagaatcttcaataaaaaagtaatatatatagaatGGATCCATCTACTAACATACTTTatcgtatttattattgttgcaTTTGATTTTTTCACTATCTACGCATGTCGGTttgtcaatttaatttttacaaatGATTTGTCTCcaaaaaaattcttaattaCGTGGAATCTTGTTAAATTCATCATATAATGTATTTTCATAATCTATAAGTAGATTTTATTATTTGCAATTgataatttaagatattaattaCTGTCTCATACAAGTATGAGAAATGAAGTGATGTAACAACTAGATAAAAAAGAAGGAAATATTAAAGGAAAATTTGTCAAAATTAATCtcatatttgaaaatataaatcagtatCCAAGTCGATTTTCTGAACCACTATAATTCTGACCCTCCCTCCCACACTGGATATGTCgaaaacatatacatattacagataaaattatttgaaaataattaataggtGAAATTAATTATAGTTGGATATTGAAAACTTAATTAGGATTATAGTTTATTGACCTTGTGAATGATTTGTTCAGCTATTTGTGCATCCTTAGCAGCCTCTTGAGAAAAATGCTCAACAACCAAAACAGCttccttaattttattatgatctccaggtattttatcAGCCACTTCTTCAGACACTTTCTCCACCACAGTTGCCACCTTTTCCACTACTTCCGCCGCTTGTTCCACCTCTTTCATCACCACCTCTGCCTCTCCTATTGTGAGTGAGTGATGATGCTCAATAATCACAACAGGCGtagtaaaaataacaaaaatgacAAATTAATATGCTCTTTATTTATGAGCCAAATAAACATCAGCTGGTCTCTCATGTCTAacccattaaattttaatgtccacttattgtgtttttaatgtctacttatattattcttaatgcttatttacaatATACTTCAATGTCCACCGAAAAAGTATTTAAGATGCccacttacaatattcttaatgcttatcgAAAAACTTacttaaaatattctaaatgtctaTCGAAAAACTTACttaaaatattcttaatgtttacGTAAAACTTAtcctatatttttgtttttgaaccAGCCCAATTAAATATGGCTTTTTAAAGAGAATAGtctcttaaaaaaatttgtgaataaACATCACACATAGAAAATGTTAAGTATACAGACTGTACTGCATACCTCCTATTTTGAGAAGAGTTGTCCATGGTGCCCGAAATGCTAGAAGTAGCGAAAACACAGAGCCCAAAAACACTTTTAACCTATACgtagtaaaattaaaaattaaatttacgatcaaattaattaagtgttttttatAGAAATATTATAGTCAATcttgatattttttttggaaattgtacaaaattgtaaatcataatacTTTTAAAGATAATTATATTTCTACAATTTGAGTGACTTGTCAACTTTTTCTCTTCGGTCCGTAAGTCTCAAATGCTCAAACTTAAATGGACGACGACTTCAGTAATTGAGTTACTTCTTATaactaaataaaatcaaaaggaTATTTTTATGTCATTTCCACTAAAAATATTACCCcataaaatattcaattcaacaaaattaaacaattataaTACCCATCTCAAAGGCACCTAGaaatttttctctttaatttgtggCAATCAAAAAGCCAAAtttaactattatttttaaaaataataattttttcttgaagATTTTACAATATTTATCATAATTGCTTTTTCACATGCATTATTTAGCATTATTTTTCCTGAATCCTTTTGGTAATTCTCAGGAGGCCCCTTCTGTTACTATAattatacttttaatttttggaCCCTGGATAATGACCCTTTTCGCCTACCTTAGAGCCGGCTTTAGGAACAATCGAATTAAGTATTACTTACTTCGTTCTcttttgttcttcccatttattttttatacaatttttaaagtaatttttgagCCAGAATATGTCTAAATgaacattataaaaaataaattactttactaagaaaaatataaatatatttgatcttctatatttttcttaaaaaccttaatcaaaataaaataggatatttgaaatattataaaaattaaagaatgaacagaGTAATGTTTATGATTATAGGAAGAGAGACAGCATCATATACCACGGGAACCGACCAACTGATGGCTGTGGTCGAGGAGTTGGAGACGATGTCGGTTTAGACGACGATGCTCTCTCTTCTGTTCCTCTGCATATATACAACATAATCAAGATCGTAATTTTTATCAGATGGAATAGATTAAGAatgcacaataatttataaaatctaCTTATTTTCCCTCTTCCAGAATTTAAAGCCTGaattaattcttattattaaaaattaatttgtgcATAAGAACCTTATcattatatgattttaaatttatacatttatttgacgttaatgtaataaaaaaattaaaaaaaattatatcatgCATAATTGGAGAAGAAAAAAACACTGAAATTTTACTTACACAAGAGTCCTTTTTAtgtttcaaaaaattattagaaacGACACTGAAAATAACGTACATGACTTGGTAGTTTGATTCTTGACACAACATTACCCGAcccaacattaaaaaaaaacaacaaattgcACTTAATCTTAATTAGTTTCTTACATTTGACAAGAAGTAGCAGCAGTACGAGCATGATCTTCAAGCACAAATCTTTCAGAAAATTGCAAATTACATACACCATTATCAGCAATTCTTGGCCTAGTAGTACCAAAAACAACATTCTTCATCATAGCATTACTGGTTTTCGATGTGTACAGTTGCATAAGCTCCATCAAACCACGCATTCTAAACGTTCCTACACTGTTTCTCATCCTCGACATTTTACTAGAATctgtaaatttatttatttatacaatatttaagattattgttttataattagttatGGGTTGATATCTACCATATATTTATGGGGTCGTTATTATTGCTTAAAGCAAATTAATATGAATTTCGTGACTTCAAACATATTTTATGTTCCTTGCAAGTTATATGTTGCCTAACTTTAATCCTCATCCCTTGCAAGTTTTGCtatttggtaatttcatttgTTATATGGTTTATTTTTGGTGTTCTTTTATTCATCTTCTCTCTTACGGCACTTTTTTTATACGTTGGTATTCTCTAGGGTTACGTTTCTTCCATTGTGCTTACGTTATCATGATTATGattgattattattagtattaacatAATAGTAGGCGTCTTCAATCGTACACTAATCATAACGattgattattattagtattaatataatAGTAGGCGTCTTCAGTCGTACACTGATCATAGCGattgattattattagtattaacatAATAGTAGGCGTCTTCAGTCGTAcactaaaaaatagtaaatgtaAAATATAAACCAATATGTACTTGATGCATagaaaataaactcaattattgattatttataaataaactcTTTTggtataattgctgaaaataataaacaatagttgagttaatttctagcaaatatatttaatatgtgagtttatttaaaaataaataattaataagtttattttcaacGGATCATACAAAGATTGATTTATTATTCACAATCTccccaaaaaatattaaaattgcaaaaaaaaaaaaaaccctgaCCACCTTTTTTGATCGCTAATTTGCGACCAGCTAAACACAGTTGAATCTGCCTAATtttatataccaattagtgaaGAATTACAAGCTTTgagtcaaattaaaaaatatttatcaacaaataaaaatctcaaaaactcatatcattcaaaaataaataaataaataaaagcacCCGTCCGTGAATGAGGCTCCTGAATCCTAATTGACTTATAAACCAAGTCAATGGTTAACAAGCATTCACTACCTCTTCCTACACCACACTTTATCCTTCTTACAAATCATGGCTGTTGTTGATCATAAATAAGATAGACATTTGCCTATAATCTAGAGTTAAAAAAAtctctaaaattaaaaaatatatattaataaagtagacatttaaaaatttacaatttataaatagtttttttattatttaagaattatatgACATATTTACATTTGTAATGCTAATTATAAAGAGGACTCATTTCTTTCGATTGAGTCCATACAATAACAGGACGTCACTATTACAAGTTACAAAGTCTCTATTCCAAACAAAAAATTCTACCCTCATTTCTTCCTCCCCAAACATGGCTCCTCCACTAACTCATTACAGAAAACTCTTACTAATCTCAATCTCAAACTCAACTAATAATCCCACTGTCCAAACATGCCTTTATCATTGTAACTTACAAAAAAGCTTCCTAAACAATAACAAAACCTCAG
This genomic interval carries:
- the LOC130797182 gene encoding uncharacterized protein LOC130797182 encodes the protein MSRMRNSVGTFRMRGLMELMQLYTSKTSNAMMKNVVFGTTRPRIADNGVCNLQFSERFVLEDHARTAATSCQIGTEERASSSKPTSSPTPRPQPSVGRFPWLKVFLGSVFSLLLAFRAPWTTLLKIGGEAEVVMKEVEQAAEVVEKVATVVEKVSEEVADKIPGDHNKIKEAVLVVEHFSQEAAKDAQIAEQIIHKVEVMKQDLEDVGETIEPIIEKFIHQNKSSNAALDHNL